A genomic window from Candidatus Endomicrobium procryptotermitis includes:
- the folP gene encoding dihydropteroate synthase gives MLVRKILINNLNDGLKLIKNAGCNESAFLLLAKKGVFKPIIIEKIDNRAANILKQEAIACGADAVVNENVSRFKKGFSDAIILACSRQIEILIKKLAFQPFGLKELSLHLEEILKDITKPEKIFRYKKSKLTFSQTAVMGIINLDPDSFSADGITNADTALKQAAFFEESGAALIDIGAESSRPGVKPIDVKTEIKRLLPVLKHIKKKIKIPVSIDTYKYETAKAALDEGADIINDIFALRKGKDKLAKLISDMKAGLILMHMKGIPSNMQKNPFYKNCVSEVYEFLKERREYALGLGIGKDFISVDPGAGFGKTDKNNIELVKNMEVFSSLGCVTAGVSRKRFVRELSGKNTTSFVAANLMAAYCGASIVRVHDVAETVKALKIIDAVRRI, from the coding sequence ATGCTTGTAAGAAAGATTTTAATTAACAATTTAAATGATGGTTTAAAGCTTATAAAAAATGCAGGGTGCAATGAATCTGCTTTTCTTTTGCTTGCAAAAAAAGGCGTTTTTAAGCCTATTATTATAGAAAAAATAGATAATCGAGCCGCCAATATTTTAAAGCAGGAAGCAATTGCCTGCGGAGCTGACGCAGTGGTAAACGAAAATGTCAGCAGATTTAAAAAAGGTTTTTCTGATGCAATAATTCTTGCTTGCTCAAGACAAATTGAAATTTTAATAAAAAAACTGGCTTTTCAGCCGTTTGGCTTAAAAGAGCTTTCATTGCATCTTGAAGAAATTTTAAAAGATATAACGAAACCCGAAAAAATTTTCAGATATAAAAAATCCAAACTGACTTTTTCTCAAACGGCAGTCATGGGCATAATAAATCTCGACCCTGACTCTTTTTCTGCCGACGGCATTACCAATGCCGATACGGCGCTGAAACAGGCTGCTTTTTTTGAAGAGTCCGGCGCTGCGTTAATTGACATAGGAGCGGAATCTTCGCGGCCTGGAGTAAAACCTATCGACGTAAAAACTGAGATAAAAAGGCTTCTTCCTGTTTTAAAACACATAAAGAAAAAAATTAAAATACCGGTATCAATAGATACGTATAAGTATGAAACTGCAAAGGCCGCTTTAGATGAAGGCGCAGATATTATAAATGACATTTTCGCTTTAAGGAAAGGAAAAGACAAGCTGGCCAAACTTATTTCCGACATGAAGGCAGGGCTTATTCTTATGCATATGAAAGGCATTCCTTCAAATATGCAGAAAAATCCTTTTTATAAAAACTGTGTTTCAGAAGTTTATGAATTTTTAAAAGAAAGAAGAGAGTATGCGTTAGGCCTCGGTATCGGCAAAGATTTTATTTCTGTAGATCCCGGAGCCGGATTTGGCAAGACCGACAAAAACAATATCGAGCTGGTAAAAAATATGGAAGTCTTTTCTTCTTTGGGCTGCGTAACCGCAGGAGTGTCGCGAAAGAGATTTGTCAGGGAACTTTCCGGCAAAAATACGACGTCTTTTGTAGCCGCGAACTTAATGGCGGCTTATTGCGGAGCATCTATTGTCAGAGTTCACGATGTTGCCGAAACGGTAAAAGCTTTAAAAATTATTGATGCTGTTCGGAGAATATAA
- the cdaA gene encoding diadenylate cyclase CdaA: MDSSTFSFIYNTYIVNMLDIAILSFLFYRVILIIKGTRAIQIILGILVILVLTVIARDILHLRALTWLLNNFWLAAVIIFAVVFQIEIRSVLAQIGSNIWGNSGNVKESYIKEIADAVEELAFTMSGGLIAIENEVGLKNFTETGIMLNANISKELLLSIFKNKSAPLHDGAIVIYNEKIIAAGCLFPLSHNTEVKLYGTRHRAALGLSEITDALIIVVSEETGNISIAYKGKLKSNISVTKLKETISSVVGGTKTR; this comes from the coding sequence ATGGATTCATCGACTTTTTCTTTTATTTATAACACATATATAGTCAATATGCTCGATATTGCCATACTATCTTTTTTGTTTTACAGGGTTATTTTGATAATAAAAGGCACAAGAGCGATACAGATTATACTTGGGATTCTTGTGATTCTAGTTTTGACCGTAATAGCCAGAGACATTTTACATCTCAGGGCTTTGACGTGGCTTTTAAATAATTTCTGGCTGGCCGCAGTAATCATTTTTGCCGTCGTATTTCAAATCGAAATCCGAAGTGTTTTGGCACAGATAGGCAGCAATATATGGGGAAACAGCGGCAATGTAAAAGAATCTTACATAAAAGAAATAGCCGACGCCGTCGAAGAACTGGCTTTTACGATGTCCGGCGGGCTTATAGCTATCGAAAATGAAGTCGGTCTCAAAAATTTTACCGAAACGGGCATAATGCTTAACGCCAATATTTCAAAAGAATTGCTTCTTTCGATTTTTAAAAATAAATCCGCGCCGCTTCACGACGGAGCTATCGTAATATATAATGAAAAAATCATAGCCGCGGGCTGTTTATTTCCTTTAAGTCACAATACTGAAGTAAAACTCTATGGCACAAGGCACAGGGCAGCATTGGGGTTGAGTGAAATTACAGATGCTCTTATTATTGTTGTTTCAGAAGAAACCGGCAATATTTCTATAGCTTACAAAGGAAAACTTAAAAGCAATATTTCAGTCACTAAACTTAAAGAAACCATTTCTTCGGTTGTCGGAGGCACAAAAACAAGATGA
- the glmM gene encoding phosphoglucosamine mutase: MKLFGTDGIRGDSSKFPFEDTALFIIGKSIAKNLAGKKKILIIRDTRESGKRIQYALAKGIVSAGGRVIFGGVMPTPAASFLLNCRKYSAAIVISASHNPYMDNGIKIFDSKGLKLADCTEAKIEKKIHEYIEPGLKIAAVKIEKKENASLLKQYERFIVKSFAKGSLKGKKIVIDCANGAAFKCAPEVLKKLGAQVLALNVTPNGKNINENCGALHPEIAANMVKKHKAFCGFAFDGDADRLICIDENGQIKDGDYFLFSMSAYLKRKRKLKNNILVTTVMANVGLFKAAKKEKIRIVASQVGDRYVLEGLKKYRASFGGEQSGHFIFKDILGTGDGLLSAAMLMSALNETGQSPSEFFSGLEKFPQVLINKKIAQKIPIEKLEKTSRIIKRYEKKLADDGRILARYSGTENLLRVMVEGKNKKEITDIANEIINLADREINDKVRD; encoded by the coding sequence ATGAAATTATTCGGCACAGATGGCATTAGAGGCGATTCGTCAAAATTTCCTTTTGAAGATACTGCACTTTTTATAATCGGCAAATCGATAGCCAAAAATTTGGCGGGCAAAAAGAAAATTCTTATAATCCGCGATACGAGAGAATCCGGAAAAAGAATTCAATATGCTTTGGCAAAAGGGATTGTAAGCGCAGGTGGCCGCGTCATTTTTGGCGGGGTTATGCCTACTCCCGCCGCTTCTTTTTTACTTAACTGTAGAAAATATTCGGCAGCAATAGTCATTTCTGCTTCACATAATCCGTACATGGACAACGGCATAAAAATCTTTGATTCTAAAGGCTTGAAACTTGCAGACTGTACCGAAGCGAAAATAGAGAAAAAAATACATGAATATATAGAACCGGGACTGAAAATCGCAGCAGTAAAGATTGAAAAAAAAGAAAATGCTTCTCTTTTAAAACAGTATGAGCGTTTTATAGTAAAAAGTTTTGCTAAAGGCAGTTTGAAAGGCAAAAAAATAGTTATAGACTGCGCAAACGGAGCGGCTTTTAAATGTGCTCCAGAAGTTTTAAAAAAACTCGGCGCACAAGTTTTGGCTTTAAACGTAACCCCTAATGGCAAAAATATAAATGAAAATTGCGGCGCGCTTCATCCTGAAATCGCTGCAAATATGGTAAAAAAACACAAAGCGTTTTGTGGATTTGCTTTTGACGGCGATGCAGATAGGCTTATTTGTATAGACGAAAACGGACAAATAAAAGATGGAGATTACTTTCTCTTTTCAATGTCCGCTTATTTAAAAAGAAAGAGAAAACTTAAAAACAATATTCTCGTTACAACGGTTATGGCGAATGTTGGACTTTTTAAGGCGGCAAAAAAAGAAAAAATAAGGATTGTAGCTTCGCAAGTCGGAGACAGATACGTGCTTGAAGGGTTAAAAAAATATAGAGCTTCGTTTGGAGGTGAACAATCAGGGCATTTCATTTTTAAAGACATTTTAGGAACAGGCGACGGTTTGTTAAGCGCGGCAATGTTAATGTCTGCGTTAAATGAAACAGGGCAAAGCCCATCTGAATTTTTTAGCGGGCTTGAAAAGTTTCCTCAGGTGTTAATCAACAAAAAAATAGCGCAAAAAATTCCGATAGAAAAACTTGAAAAAACTTCTCGGATTATAAAAAGATATGAAAAAAAATTGGCTGACGACGGCAGAATTTTAGCCCGCTATTCAGGAACAGAGAATCTTTTAAGGGTAATGGTTGAAGGCAAAAACAAAAAAGAAATAACTGATATTGCAAACGAAATAATAAATTTAGCGGACAGGGAAATCAATGATAAAGTTAGGGATTAA